The following is a genomic window from Nicotiana tabacum cultivar K326 chromosome 3, ASM71507v2, whole genome shotgun sequence.
ctcatgggaatcttcccacaactcaaatcatgaataggccacccctttcagatggtaggcagccaactctactccctctatCTTAGTTGCACGTATAACCCTGAGggttttgtgcatctcatcaataaaatcctgagggtcttcttctggattggcacccgtaaatactggagggtctaactgaagaaatctgTTCACCTTGGAACTGGTGGAATCTTCTTGCTTGTTGGATGAACTAGgcgcaacatttgacctctgggcaTGAGAGGCCACTAGCTGGGTCAACATCTGAATATGTCCCCCAAAGATCCCTATAAGAAATACCAGAACTGAAagttggggctggaggtggaatagGAGTATCAATGGGAGGGATAGTAGTACCCTCCGTAGGTGTAGGAACTAGGATAGTCTGCTCTGGAATAGAAGAACCAGGTAGGGTGATAGCAGGGCGACTACCCTCACCTGCAACATCAAGCAATGAATCATCAACCACTCCTGaggtggcattggcttcttggccagttcttgctttcttcttaggtgccatttactgaaagatagGACAATTAACTAATTAGAGAGGGAATAGTTTCATAACAAGTTGTACCGCACAATCCAGAATATCAAAAAAGGgcattattcctaaatgcccaagtagcctccaacttatagatgtggtcgactacacactgataagaaggactctactaggcacggatCCGAGACAGCCTAGGACACCTTGAAACCTTagtctctgataccaagtttgtcacgccccaatctcgggaggcgcgaccagcgctcaataacccaactgagcaagccttatcaaacactttctacccatctcaatatgaataaggaagcaatgatttcatttatttagacaataggaaAGACAACTTTAAaccatagttaagtttccaagattCCATATAATTACCCTTTAGAGAAGCGAGAgctagaattacaacatagttcgTAGACCCATCTAACActcgtacataacccacacatatgtctacggagcctctaaggatgcaaaagacaagtatgacaatgccggcgacaaggccccgactatacctcaaaagtggatatctatagcaaaagatgtacaacataacccccttgaaggagaaaggggctcaccaagactttgtgAGAAGGATGCTCCGCTAcgcgcgatcggcactatccgttATGGAGctacctacattcatttaaaaaaatgtagtgccccggtaaaagggacgttagtaccatggaatagtactagtatgtataactaaacaccatccagTTAGAAAAAACAACCATACAAGagtaaaagaaatcataaggacaaCAAAGCTTCAAATAAGCATCACATCAATAATATAAGAGGTTCacatatttttcacataatttctgAAATTTTTATTTGGGGCATTCCTTATCGTTGCATCATCATCCACATTACCACCGCTTCCttaagcggagtccgatcacggcccgatcggctaagccgtcttaccaagacgttactcttatttcattctcacttttcagtttcaattatcaatacattaccaccatgtgtgtataacatggcatccgatcaaaGCCCgttcggctaagccgtcttaccaagacgttacctTTTTCCGTTAATCATCTCACTTTAATCTTTGGATTCATATGAATTAGTTtctcggcacttggggccacaattaccacattccataactcacatttcgcattattcccattttcaacatttatCTTGCCATTTAGGATCATAAgcacatacaaaagcaatttaagttataaacatagagagaaattcaTTTAGTTCGGCATATTAATCACAATGTAACCTTGACTTGACatttaggcatttagcacatagcTCATATATTtccacacatcctcaatttacaaAGAATAACACACTAAACACATGGAGAAGCATCTTCAACATACATTTTTGCAGCATCAATTTATTTGACATAACAAGTACCACATCAATCGAATTTTGGGCTTACAACATTTGCACGGGCACCATGgaggctcaatttctaaaaggagggttttttagccatacataccttgtttaagctttccttaagttactacgacgttccggaaattctggcaatcccaatctacttgagacataacaaaattgagcacaaattaggaaggtattcatggtttcagctcatttgagcattttatcaaatactagttgaggatcttgatttcaaatctcttttacaagatttgctgcattccccaacccaatctttacttatttatgttcaacaatttgtacatgcatgtatacataatactattacacccaagaatcatacctcaataacccatctcacaatctctacaataccaacacaacctaggttaggcacctatggcttccaatcaccatcccatgagttctaacgtatatatcatacataaataatcaccatagagtagttagagatgatagacatacctcttgtagtaagaatcttgagaatccccacttgtagtgttcttgatcaatttagggatttgaatgggaatctatggattttcaagatcaatccttgttaatataagtgtttaggagtagtaattaactcaaaatactccaaaaacattatcttggatcataggagggaagtatgagacggattccccttgatagagcaagccctagctaaaaaaatgacttagagactctccatacccagtcttggggtatttatagggctTCTAGGCGCGTGACCACGGTCAAACCGTGCCCGAGATGCGGTGGCCGTGCTCGGAGGCAGAAACTTTCAGTTTTCCCGCGGCCGCGCGTCTGACACAGGTTCGGTAAAATGGTCATagctttctgtatacacctccaaatgacaaatggtttaatgcattggaaactagactcaaagagatttaatttgataggttgttcgTTGCACAAAACCTTATATAAATGGAGATATTCTTGTCCAAAAtaaggtcttgtgcgtactcatttacaactttagtctattatgaaattttctaacttggtttagacttaggcctctctttagaccccaaatcacttataatatgacttatatgcttattaacatatctaattaatatccattatatcatgaatcctcatttgcacgcaagataaaataattagcctaccttggcaccacgaaatcttaaattacttagcaaacttttctggggctttacacgAAGGTTGATCAATATAGACCTCTTCCTCCAATACACCATTAAATAATGCCAActtcacatccatttgatggGTTTTCCATTAATTTAGTGCCGCCAAAGCAATGAGAGAGCGAATTATTTCCAAACGAGCAACCGGCACAAATACTTCATGATAGTCAATACCGACCTtttgcttgtagcctttagctaccaatcttgctttgtactTTTCTATTTCTCCCTTGAAATTCTTCTTTAGCTTGTACACCCATTTGACTCCAATGGTGCTTTTGCCTTTTGGAAGTGTGACCAACTCCCATGTATCATTCTTTTTTATAGCTTTGATTTCTTCATCCATTGCATCCCTCAATTTGGAATTTTGGCAAACATCTTCAAAGCTTAGAGGCTCACTGTCCACCAGCAAACAAAAATGAGTAAAATCATACAAGTCATTTCTTACCACTTCCGTGTTTTCATACAAGTCACAAAGACTTCTACTCTTGTGAGGTACTTTACTTGAACTTGAGCTTGATTCCCCAACTTCTTGATCTTATGGCGGAGGTGTTGAAGGTGGTGTGATATCCTGCTCCCCATCtttttcttcatcatcttcaaatAATGAACTAAAAGAGTATTCTTGCTCTTTAGATTTCCACTCCCAAGCATTATCttcatcaaactcaacatctcTACTTATGGTGACCTTGCCATTTTTGGGGTTATACAATTTATAACCTTTAATACTTTGATCATAGCCAATGAAGACATACCTCTCACTTTTGTCATCAAGCTTAGACCTCTTCTCATCTGACACATGTGCATATGCGATGCTCCAAAAAACTCGCAAATGAGCAACTTTTGGCTTGAAACCGCTCCATGCCTCTTGTGATGTTTTTCCACGAACTTTTGGTGTGACACCAATTTGATAAGTACACCGCATAAGCAACAGCTTCAGCCCAGAACTCTTTTGGCATATTTTTGCTCTTCAACATACTCCTTGCCATGTTGAGAATAGTTTGATTCTTTCTCTCCATGGCGCCATTTTGCTGTGGTGATCTCAGAACTGTCAAGTAATGACGAATTCCATTTTTCTCACATAAAATCTTGAATTCATTTGAAGTGAATTATCCACCATTATCGAACCTAAGTGACTTAATTTGATAGCCACTTTGCTTCTCCACCATGTTCCTAAAATTTTTGAAGGTTTCAAACACCTCCgattttgccttcaaaaaataaACCCAAGTTttttcgagaaaaatcatcaatgaaaagtaaaaaaataattacTTTTACCAAGTGAAGATGGCTTGATAGGTCCGAACATATCCATGTGAATTAACTCGAGAGGGCATCTTGCTCTTGTCAAAGACTCTTTAGGAAAGCTTTTCCTTGCTTGCTTTCCAAAGAGACATTCTTCACAAAGTTGGTTAGGATGATCAATTGTTGGCAATCCATTCACCATGCTTTCCTTCTTCATCAACCTTAGGCTATCAAAATTCAAGTGACCAAATCTCATATGTCAAAGCCAAGATGAATCTTTGGCACATGAAAGCAAGCACCTTAGAATATCATTTTGAAGATATAAGATGAACATTTATTATTAGCCATATGTACTTTGACTAACAATCTTCCCTTTTCATCTCTCATATAcaactttttttctttcaaatgaaTGACataatttatctccaaaagttgtcccaaacttaaaatattacttttcATCTCCGGCACATACAAAACATTGGAGATTAATTGATGACTTCCATATTTTAAGCGAATTGAAATCATAccttttcctttgatttgaactcgCGAAGAGTCTCCAAAAGTGATTGGGCCACCATTCAGCTCCTTAAGCTCCACAAATAaatttttctttccaaaaatatGACTACTTGCACCGGAGTCAAGGTACCATTTGTTCTTTTCCACactttcttctcctttgcatGAAATAAGTAGAGTGGcatcttcatcttcatttttGCTCTCCACAAAGTTGTTTTTCTCCTCCAAATTATCTTTACATTCCCAGGAAAAATGTCCAAATTTATGACAAGTATAACATTCAATATTCGATTTGTCATACCTTCCTTGATTTTGTCTCCATCCTTTGCCTCTTCCACGACCTCTTCTTTGACTATAATCTTGGCTTTTATTGTTTCTATTTGATGCTTGACTACCACCTCTTTCTCCTCTACCACAACCTCTTCCATTTCTACGACCTCTTTGCTGCGAACCACGCCTTTCATCTTTCTCCTTGAAGGAAAGTTCTGCTTGCAACGCCTTTTCAACCGATTCTTCTTTCggtttcttcaatttttcttcaTGGGTTTGCAAAGAACTCGAAAGTTCATCTATGGTCATGGTGTCCAAGTCTTTGGACTCttcaatagcaacaacaatataatcaAATTTTGAATCTTGGGATTGTAGTATTTTTGAAACGACCCTATCATCCTTCAACTCTTCACCATATCTTTTCATTTGATTGACAATAGCCAAAACTCTTGAAATGTAATCTGAAGCAGATTCATTTTCTTTCATATGCAATGATTCAAACTCTCCTCTTAAGGTCTGGAGATGAACCTTTTTCACTTTGTCCAAACCTTTAAAGAAAGTTTGAAGAATGTCCCATGCTTGCATGGAGGTTGTCATATTTGCAACCTTCTCGAACATCTTGTCATCCAAACCTTGATGGATGAGAGTGAGTGCCTTTTGATCTTTCTTATTTGTGGCTGCGGCATCTTCCGCGTCATCAACTCCAGACTCTACCGGTTCCCAAACATCATAGGCACCAAGCAAGACCTTCATTCGAATACACCAATTTCCATAGTTCTCTTTTGTGAGCATATGAACTTGGAATGGTGTTCCATTAGTGTTTGTCATCTTTTCTCCAAGTTTGGTTGTCTCTCAACAcaccggctctgataccaaatgttAGAAATTTTTGGGAGAGCAAGTCAACTAAACAAACACTCAAAACTCACTATTAGAGAGGTGGAGGAAAGGATGATTTCTATTCACCTTCACTTGCTCCAAATGGCTAGCATACATGACTATTTATAGTAGAACTCCTACATGTATCTAGCCTAAACTTCATGTGTACATATTAATTAAGTCCACACATGCACACACTAGTCCATACATGCCCACACTAGTTCACACAAATTCACACATATCCATACCTCACTCTTTTCTAGCTATATGtatgaaaatattaaattaatgtAAACAAATCTAAACAATTGTGGACAAATGGAAACAAGTTTATTACTATTTTTAACATGATATCACTAAGTCTGTGCTTGTTGCCCTACTAATCTTCTTGGCAGCCAACAATAGTTTGTCCCTCTCATTCTCAGCTGTCATCAAGTAAAATGTCAGTTGCACATCTTCTATTGGCTAGAAAGATTTTCCTATGAAAAACATAGACCGCAAACATTAAGCACAAGTTATGAAAGCTTTTGCATTTCCAATCCGGTATACTAACTTGAAAGTCAGACATAATATATCAGCCTAAGTGCAAGTTCCCCATTAAAGTAGGAGTTTCAAATCGTTACAGGACAAGGTCTGTTAATCGATCATATAAAAGAAAGACTTGAAGCTAGTTCAAAGACGGATACTTACTTAAGAGGATATCCATCTCGCAGTACAAGTGGAAAAAGAAGAGAAGTTTAGGATAGGCAGAAGATTTTCACTTACATGGAATCATACCCAAGTAGAGGCGATATACTGAATTAGCTTTGTCCCTTTTAATAAAGCACTGGATTGGGGATTAACGGGGACCCGACTGGTTTAAAAATGGTAACAAAAAAGATCTCTCTGAGTTTAAATCAACATCAGCAATAGTAATAAGAAGGAAACTGGAACAAATTTAAAGAGATTACCTGCTTCTGTGAAATGGGAAAGGTAAGCCTACCACATTCCTCAGGAGTCTTAACAATCTCCTTTGTAATTTTCCTCCATGATCTGCAAATAGATGCTCAAAAGACAACGATAGAACGAGCAGGACATGATGTCTCACTCTCTTCAACGCTGCGGATGAtatccaaaagcacttttggtgGTAAATTTTCCCACTGCCCTTGCTCAGTGGGATCAGAGAGGGCCACATATGGGACAATATGTGATCAAGTTCTGTTGCTCCAATGCTTTCTTTCTGCTCGCTCCCTTAGTCTATTCCCTATCCCATCTGTCATCTCCCTCAGCTTGCGAACAATTTCTTGAAAGGCATATCCATCAATCACACGAACTGCACTTTTCCTTCAACAGAAGGGCAAATCATTTAGATCAATGAAACAAAGAGGAGCTTAACCACACGAGGAAAGAACTTTCAGacaatttttaccttttaaacaGATGAATCACTCAATCAAGGAAGCCTCAATTCCAACTTTTATGGGTTGACTATATGATATTCCTTTAGGTTGTAAACATTCTGCTCTATTCGGGTCCAATCTAATTCCATCCTACAGTCTACATTGGTCTTTTAAGACAATTTTTGAGATTATCTAgaagtagatgttctttaatCGAACATTTATCTATTCACTGACATACAAGTCTTTTACCGGACTGAAAAAACTCTCGTGAAAATCCAACCTAATCTAGATGTAACAACAATATGCCTCAATCCCAATAAGTCGGCATTGCCTATTATCCACATACACCATATCTTCAATTATCAGATCTAACACAGAGGTTTAGCCTCTCTGTTTTAATTAAAAATCAATATACCTAATATTTTTCCTTTTGTGAGGGATTGAGAAGAAGAAATGCAAAAAAGATATGGACATGTAACCATTCAATGATCAGCACTGAAATTACACAAATGAGAGACGAATAATCCAGCGAATATTAGAAATATAAATCATTTCTATAACATCCTACGATTCAAAATCAAAACTTCGCACTCAAATGTTCCCAAAATAAAGATTTAGCAACAATAACAATCAGAAAATCAAATTGCACAATTGCTTATAAGAGGCAAAATAATACACAATGAAATAAAGGACAACGCAAAATTAAAACGTAAGATCTTATAGCATTTCTATACTAGCTCCGCTCAAAACCAAAAGCAAAGACAACATGAAACTAGGGTGAAGaatagaaaaaaaggaaaaataggaatTGCATCCAGAAACCAAGATGAAGATAGAAATGCATAGTAAATAGAGAAAATGGTAGGAGAAAACCTGAACAAAGAGGGACAAAGAAGATGAAAGCGATAAAAGAACGCTCTAAATGTAgagattgaagaagaaaaagaaattaggAGACAGAAACACGGCCAGTGAGGTCCACGTCCTCAGGCGGAACCCTGAATCAATATCTGTCAATTCAGCCTcttaaataaaagctaaaaaagaGACATTACACTTCTTTTTTTCCTCTCCAGATAATGGCCAATATAAGTTTTTCTGAACAAGTTCAAACATAGCATTCAAGATTTGTTTTTCTAACTTCCGGATGACACCTGACTTTTTCGGTCCTAACAGGAACCCCCACGACAGAGTATTTGAAAACCTCAAATCCCCTTCCTCTTTTTACTATAGACATTAAAGAACAATCAATCAACTGCCCTCAACTAGTCCGAATTCAGTAGACACATTCTCTATAATTCTTCAAGTTTATTATTCAATGGTTAGAGGTTTTATCATTATTAGACTACTTTTAATCTGGCCATCAACCTAAGACAACTCTCTCTATCTCCAATGGGATAGGTTATGCTTTGCGAAGCTCACATAGGAAGCATTCCAGATACTAAATGAGCCACAAAATCCCTCGACTGTGCATGACCATTTAAATTATAGAATCACAAGTTTAGTCGGTGATAGTTGCAGGGCAAGAGCACCAAAAGACACTAGTGAAACTGAAAATCAATACATTTGATGCATCATCGTCATGAGAATGTATATGATCTATCAAAACTTTAACCTTACTTTTTTTTTGAGAGTTTAATTACAAGTAATTTGAAATAAAGACTATTACGTAAGTCATGCTTAAATGATTGGAACAATGGTATATTTACTTAACATGAACAAGTGATTTTGTACATAGCTTCCCCGAATATGTGTAGAGAGACTCCTATGGAATATTTCAATCAAATACAAGCTTATTAGAACAAAAGCATTTCACCTTTTTAAAAATCAAGATTcaatttttttctcaaaatctcAACTGATGCAAAATAGTTCAATGTAGCTACCAAACGATAAAAAAAGGACACTAAAGGGAGCTATCAACCAACTGATTACCAGAGTCCTAAGTAACGTGGAAAAGggaataaacaaataaatgaTTAATTAACTTCATTTTAGTGTCATCAACATAAAACAAAGAACAAGTAGTACACCTTAGCATGTTCTATAAAGATGTTTCCTCacacaaaacaaaacatatattatGACGCAAAGGGTGACTGGTGAGGTAAGAACCTAAGAAGAAGAGAGACATAGATaaaaagtttgatttttttttaaactagtaaaaatatatttttgataagttaaatAAAAGATAGTAAATCTTTTTACCCAACAACAAAAGGGGGCAAAAATTAGTACAGGACTGTAACAGTTGGCAATggtgaaaaggaagaaaagagacGACAGAAAACAAAAACACATGAATCAatggaagataaaaaaaattagggAGATCATATATAATCTAAACTAGGGAACataaaagaataagaaagagTTGGTCAAATGGTACCTTTTGAAGAAACCGCAGAGAGAAGCAAATAACCCTGCAACTTAAGGGTCTAATAAAAGTTATTTCCATATATACATAATAAACCGTGAAATTACAATAGAAAATCCCTTAACTAATTCTAATTACAATGTATATCTTGTTTACTCAGTGCTGAATCCTAGTATATGTAACATCAACGAATAATAAAGCCAGACTTAATTATTGAAACATATCTGTAGTCAATCTTGAGACTAATCAACAACCAATTTtctaaacccaaaaaaaaaaaaaaaaggtagtaTCGCATCTCCTCCATAACTCCACAAATTACACAGATTCGTTCTAAACTTATCTAAGAATCTCTCCCATCTTTGTTTAATCAAGCATCATCGAGCTTCAACTTAATAACTCAAAGCTGAATTAATTcgatttaaatattttgaattttttgtctTGAACCTACAAGTTGAGCTGCTTTTCTTCTTACAAAAATGAACATGCAAATgaagtattcattttaaattgccttaatagtttctcattctCATCGTAATTATCCAAATAAAATAATCATGCAAGCAATGAAACCATTATCAAGGAAATACAATAGACACATAATATGGCCGATAAGAATTAACAATAGTTAAATCATGTCTAAATAGAAAATAATAGTGACTTAGTAATTAATATTGTATATATGAGCTTTCTAGTAGGGTATTTGACTTATTAGTGTTGGACATATGGATAATATACTAATGTCTAATGGATAGCACTAAATATTATTCGACGAAAAAGTATTGagctttttgttaaactaattaataaggGAATTTTAGGCAAATCTTAACCAACGATAATTTACTCCAGACCTAAGATAGAAGATGAGAGTAAGCAAACATAGCACACATAAAATTTAACTACAATAGTGATTGAATCCATTCGTATAAGAAGAGGATGGTAATTTTCATTATATCAAACTATAATTAAGAAGACGTAAATGAGAGAAGTCACCGATCTTTACTAAGGTAGAACCCAATACATTTGATATGATTAGACTAACAATATGTATTGATGATATGAACTTCTTTGCTTCTTTCTTCTTCGTGGTGGAGAGAGAGATGAAGGTAGGTTTCTCTTCTTTTCAGGAAACATGTCTGTGTCTCCCTTTTTCCGCCccctacttcttcttcttctcacttAGGTTATATACTAGGTCTTCTCTCTTACCCACTGGTCATTAACGGAGGTACTTAAGTCATTCGACTATATTACGGGCTAACCCCTGAAATGCCGTAATATCCAATTCGCTTCTAAGACGTTCTAAATACATGACCTTGGCCGTGGCCGAGGTGCGTGTCGTCATAGCGTAGTGTAGATACGACAGTCCCAAATAACTTTTCGCCGTTTCTTCCCACGCCGATTCTTATCTGGtgagattttgacccatacaataaggaataaaaatttcaaaatttcgaATATCCAAAAAGGCAAAGTTCCGAATCCAACATCCAATCCGaaattcaaaaatttcaaaaattaaatcTGAAATCCAATCCATAATCTAAAAATTCATTCCAAAATCCAAACATTTGGATTTGCCTAAACTATGCCCACCCTACACACGACGCAACTAAAATTCTCATTTATATAAAGGGCCGTGCATATCATTGAGAACTTTTCTTAGAGAATGAAACATGAATTTAGAACATTACGaagcaatgaaaaagaagaaagtttatcatgtttaaaatctGCATGAAATCATTCACAGGCTGGTTTCGAGTCAAAGCTGGTCAAGCAGATTGCAAAAGCTTGGAAAGCAGAAAGTGGATAGCGGTAGTCCATCGTGAAGCTGTCCTTTCCAATTCTGCCAAACTGTAGTATTACTTTGTCTTGTTCTGCGACAGGTATATTGTGAGAAGGATCACCTGCTGCCAGTAGCTGAAAATTTTTCACAGAAGCCACCGTAACACGGCCTTTAAAATTTAAGCACCAGCTGTGCATTTTTTCATTCCACCAAGGAGTCTTGTTTTTTAGCATAAGCGGCTCTTGAGAAGAGCCAGACGAGCTGATATCTATAGCTAGCTCCTTTGTTTTTGAGAGAGGTGCAGATAATGACTTCTCATCAAAAGATTGAGGGAATAATGTAGGTGTTGGAGCACTGCCTCCCTCCTGGATTGAAGAGAAAGGGATAGAATGCATTGTGCAATGAATTCTCCTAGGTCCTTTTGGACGACGAACAATATTGAGCTCATAGGAAATGGTAGCTACTCTGTAGTTGCATGCAGGTACTCCTGGAGATACTTTCTTTGCTTGAAAGCTTTGACAAAGTCGACCATGTTCAATGGCGGTTTCGCTTGAAGGTTGGCTATCATATATGGTAAACTTGGTTCCAACAAAGTTAGACCTGGTCAAGTTGTCTTCAAACATTATTAAAGTAAAATGAAGGGGAGTAGAAGCTTTTCCTTGCTTCCTGCCATTTTGAAGGGGCGGAGAGGAGTGAGTGAAGGAAATATAACAGGACATTTGATAGAACTCCTGGAGATACTTTCTTTGCTTGAAAGCTTTGACAAAGTCGACCATGTTCAATGGCGGTTTCGCTTGAAGGTTGGCTATCATATATGGTAAACTTGGTTCCAACAAAGTTAGACCTGGTCAAGTTGTCTTCAAACATTATTAAAGTAAAATGAAGGGGAGTAGAAGCTTTTCCTTGCTTCCTGCCATTTTGAAGGGGCGGAGAGGAGTGAGTGAAGGAAATATAACAGGACATTTGATAGAACTTGCCTCAGTTTCCCAACATATGTATTGCTAGCTTGAGAAAAATCATCTGCAGCCAACGATATCACGAAGTCTGTGCTTGTTGCCCTTCTGATCTTTTTGGCGGCCAACAATAGTTTATCCCTCTCATTCTCAGCTGTCATCAAGTAAAATGTCAGTTGAGCATCTTCTATTGACTAGGAAGATTTTCCGATTAAAAACATAGACCACAAACTTAAGCACAAGTTATGAAAGCTTTCGCATTTTCAATCCGGTATACTAACAAGATATCAGACATAATACATCAGCCTAAGTGCAAGTTCCCCATAAagtaggattttcaaatttttacaaGACAAGTCTGTTAATTGATCAAATTAAAGAAAGTCTTGAAACTGGTTCAAAGACAAAGAATCATTCAAGAGGATATCCAGCTCGCAGTACAAGCGTTAAAAGAAGAGAAGTTTAGGATAGGCAGAAGATATACACTTACATGGAGTCAAACCAAAGTAGAGGCGATATACTGAATTAGCTTTGTCCCGTTTGATAAAGCACTGGATTGGGGATTCACACGGAGCCGGCTTgtttaaaaataaatgaaaaagatCTCTCTGAGTTTAAATCAACATCAGCAATAGCAACAATAAGGAAATTGAAACAGATTAAGGAGATTACCTGCTTCAGTGAAATGGGAAAGGTAAGCCTACCACATTCCTCAGGAGTCTTAACAATCTCCTTTGTAGTTTTCCTCCATGATCTGCAAACAGATGCGCAAAAGACAATGACAGAACGAGCAGGCCACGATGTCTCACTCTCTTCAACCCTGCGGATGAtatccaaaagcacttttggtgGTAAATTTGCCCACTGCCCTTGTTCAGTGGGATCAGAAAGGGCCACATATGGGACAATATCTGACCGGATTCTGTTGCTCCAATGATTTCTTTCTGCTCCC
Proteins encoded in this region:
- the LOC142179500 gene encoding uncharacterized protein LOC142179500, producing MTNTNGTPFQVHMLTKENYGNWCIRMKVLLGAYDVWEPVESGVDDAEDAAATNKKDQKALTLIHQGLDDKMFEKVANMTTSMQAWDILQTFFKGLDKVKKVHLQTLRGEFESLHMKENESASDYISRVLAIVNQMKRYGEELKDDRVVSKILQSQDSKFDYIVVAIEESKDLDTMTIDELSSSLQTHEEKLKKPKEESVEKALQAELSFKEKDERRGSQQRGRRNGRGCGRGERGGSQASNRNNKSQDYSQRRGRGRGKGWRQNQGRYDKSNIECYTCHKFGHFSWECKDNLEEKNNFVESKNEDEDATLLISCKGEESVEKNKWYLDSGASSHIFGKKNLFVELKELNGGPITFGDSSRVQIKGKA
- the LOC107777089 gene encoding tubby-like F-box protein 5, which translates into the protein MDMPFKKIVRELREVKDGIGDILRKGAERNHWSNRIRSDIVPYVALSDPTEQGQWANLPPKVLLDIIRRVEESETSWPARSVIVFCASVCRSWRKTTKEIVKTPEECGRLTFPISLKQPAPCESPIQCFIKRDKANSVYRLYFGLTPSENERDKLLLAAKKIRRATSTDFVISLAADDFSQASNTYVGKLRSNFVGTKFTIYDSQPSSETAIEHGRLCQSFQAKKVSPGVPACNYRVATISYELNIVRRPKGPRRIHCTMHSIPFSSIQEGGSAPTPTLFPQSFDEKSLSAPLSKTKELAIDISSSGSSQEPLMLKNKTPWWNEKMHSWCLNFKGRVTVASVKNFQLLAAGDPSHNIPVAEQDKVILQFGRIGKDSFTMDYRYPLSAFQAFAICLTSFDSKPACE